The following are encoded together in the Arvicanthis niloticus isolate mArvNil1 chromosome 9, mArvNil1.pat.X, whole genome shotgun sequence genome:
- the H2aj gene encoding histone H2A.J, protein MSGRGKQGGKVRAKAKSRSSRAGLQFPVGRVHRLLRKGNYAERVGAGAPVYLAAVLEYLTAEILELAGNAARDNKKTRIIPRHLQLAIRNDEELNKLLGKVTIAQGGVLPNIQAVLLPKKTESQKVKSK, encoded by the coding sequence ATGTCCGGACGAGGCAAGCAGGGGGGTAAGGTGCGCGCCAAGGCCAAGTCGCGCTCGTCTCGCGCGGGGCTGCAGTTCCCCGTTGGCCGCGTTCACCGGCTGCTGCGCAAGGGCAACTACGCGGAGCGCGTGGGCGCGGGAGCGCCGGTGTACCTGGCTGCGGTGCTGGAGTACCTGACGGCCGAGATCCTGGAGCTGGCGGGCAACGCGGCGCGGGACAACAAGAAGACGCGCATCATCCCTCGCCACCTGCAGCTGGCCATCCGCAACGACGAGGAGCTCAACAAGCTGCTGGGCAAAGTGACGATCGCGCAGGGCGGCGTCCTGCCCAACATCCAGGCCGTGCTGCTGCCCAAGAAGACGGAGAGCCAGAAGGTGAAGAGCAAGTGA
- the H4c16 gene encoding histone H4 yields MSGRGKGGKGLGKGGAKRHRKVLRDNIQGITKPAIRRLARRGGVKRISGLIYEETRGVLKVFLENVIRDAVTYTEHAKRKTVTAMDVVYALKRQGRTLYGFGG; encoded by the coding sequence ATGTCGGGACGTGGAAAGGGCGGCAAAGGTCTAGGAAAAGGTGGCGCTAAGCGACACCGCAAGGTCCTTCGAGATAACATCCAGGGTATTACCAAGCCCGCTATCCGGCGGTTGGCTCGGCGCGGCGGCGTGAAGCGCATCTCGGGTCTCATCTACGAGGAGACTCGCGGCGTCCTCAAGGTTTTCCTTGAAAATGTGATCCGCGACGCTGTCACCTACACCGAGCACGCCAAGCGCAAGACGGTCACGGCCATGGACGTGGTGTACGCGCTCAAGCGCCAGGGCCGCACTCTCTACGGTTTCGGCGGCTGA
- the Smco3 gene encoding single-pass membrane and coiled-coil domain-containing protein 3 translates to MAQSDFLYPQNPRRRQEVSRLHQQLLDCLSDSFQVTNKLTGVLNTHLGCRLAFIEMKSNGTIKENCDIIIQAVTKIQKELQKVDEALKDKLEPTLYRKLQDIKERETEKIAIVQKVISVILGEATSAASAVAVKLVGSSVTTGIINKLVSVLAHIGTSLLGGIGVAVLSLGIDMIIQAILGAVERTQLQAAIKSYEKHLEDFQAASEKYHHAITEVTTAVKHQFR, encoded by the coding sequence ATGGCCCAGAGTGACTTCCTCTACCCACAAAACCCAAGGAGGCGACAGGAAGTGAGCCGCCTTCACCAGCAGTTGCTGGACTGCTTGTCTGACAGCTTCCAGGTCACCAACAAGCTCACAGGGGTTCTGAATACCCACTTGGGTTGCAGGCTGGCCTTCATTGAAATGAAAAGCAATGGAACCATCAAAGAAAACTGTGACATAATTATCCAAGCTGTGACAAAAATCCAAAAGGAACTGCAAAAGGTTGACGAGGCACTGAAAGACAAACTGGAGCCAACCCTTTATAGGAAGCTTCAGGATATtaaggaaagggagacagagaagattgCCATCGTGCAAAAGGTCATTTCTGTCATCCTGGGAGAAGCTACATCTGCAGCCAGTGCAGTGGCCGTTAAACTGGTGGGCTCAAGTGTCACAACTGGCATTATTAACAAGCTGGTCTCTGTGCTAGCTCACATCGGGACGTCTCTCCTTGGAGGCATTGGTGTTGCAGTGCTCAGCCTCGGGATAGATATGATCATTCAAGCCATCTTGGGAGCAGTGGAGAGAACACAGCTTCAGGCAGCCATCAAAAGTTATGAGAAACATCTGGAGGACTTCCAGGCTGCCTCAGAGAAGTACCACCATGCCATCACTGAGGTCACCACTGCAGTGAAGCACCAGTTCAGATGA
- the Wbp11 gene encoding WW domain-binding protein 11 yields the protein MGRRSTSSTKSGKFMNPTDQARKEARKRELKKNKKQRMMVRAAVLKMKDPKQIIRDMEKLDEMEFNPVQQPQLNEKVLKDKRKKLRETFERILRLYEKENPDIYKELRKLEVEYEQKRAQLSQYFDAVKNAQHVEVESIPLPDMPHAPSNILIQDIPLPGAQPPSILKKTSAYGPPTRAVSILPLLGHGVPRLPPGRKPPGPPPGPPPPQVLQMYGRKVGFALDLPPRRRDEDMLYSPELAQRGHDDDMSSTSEDDGYPEDMDQDKHDDSTEDSDTDRSDAESDGDEFGHRDDSERDNAEEKKSGLSVRFADMPGKSRKKKKNMKELTPLQAMMLRMAGQEIPEEGREVEEFSEDDDDDDSDDSEAEKQSQKQHKEESHSDGASASSQQQAPPQAVPASQIQAPPMPGPPPLGPPPAPPLRPPGPPTGLPPGPPPGAPPFLRPPGMPGIRGPLPRLLPPGPPPGRPPGPPPGPPPGLPPGPPPRGPPPRLPPPAPPGIPPPRPGMMRPPLVPPLGPAPPGLFPPAPLPNPGVLSAPPSLIQRPKADDASAATIEKKATATISAKPQITNPKAEVTRFVPTALRVRRENKGATAVPQRRSEDDSAVPVAKAAPRSGPSVPVSVQTKDDVYEAFMKEMEGLL from the exons ATGGGACGAAGATCGACATCCTCCACCAAGAGTGGGAAGTTTATGAACCCCACAGACCAAGCCC GAAAGGAAGCCCGGAAAAGAGAATTGAAAAAG aacaaaaaacAGCGCATGATGGTCCGAGCTGCAGTTTTGAAGATGAAAGATCCCAAACAGATTATCCGGGACATGGAGAAATTGGATGAAATGG AGTTTAACCCAGTGCAACAGCCACAGTTGAATGAGAAAGTACTGAAAGACAAGCGAAAAAAACTGCGGGAAACCTTTGAACGAATTCTACGactttatgaaaaagaaaacccagataTTTACAAAGAATTGAGAAAGCTCGAAGTCGAATATGAACAGAAGAGAGCTCAACTGAGCCAGTACTTTGATGCTGTCAAG AACGCTCAGCATGTGGAAGTAGAGAGCATCCCTTTGCCAGACATGCCACATGCTCCTTCCAACATCTTGATCCAGGACATTCCTCTTCCTGGTGCCCAGCCACCCTCCATCCTGAAGAAAACCTCAGCATATGG GCCTCCAACTCGGGCAGTGTCTATCCTTCCTCTCCTGGGACATGGTGTTCCCCGTTTGCCCCCTGGCAGAAAGCCACCTGGCCCTCCCCCTGGCCCACCTCCTCCTCAAGTTCTGCAGATGTATGGCCGTAAAGTGGGCTTTGCTCTCGACCTTCCCCCTCGGAGGCGAGATGAAGACATGCTGTACAGTCCGGAGCTTG CTCAGCGGGGTCATGATGATGACATGTCCAGCACCAGTGAGGACGACGGCTATCCTGAAGACATGGATCAGGATAAGCATGATGACAGTACTGAGGACAGTGACACTGACAGATCAGATGCAGAGAGTGACGGGGATGAGTTTGGGCACCGCGATGACAGTGAGCGCGACAACGCTGAGGAGAAGAAGTCAG GTCTGAGCGTCAGATTTGCCGATATGCCTGGGAAatcaaggaagaagaagaagaacatgaAGGAGCTGACTCCTCTGCAAGCCATGATGCTGCGAATGGCAG GTCAGGAAATCCCTGAGGAAGGACGTGAAGTGGAGGAATTTTCagaagatgatgatgacgacgactcTGATGATTCTGAAGCAGAAAAGCAATCGCAGAAGCAGCATAAAGAGGAGTCTCACTCTGATGGCGCATCTGCCTCTTCACAGCAGCAGGCTCCTCCTCAGGCCGTTCCTGCTTCACAGATACAAGCACCGCCCATGCCAGGACCGCCGCCTCTTGGACCACCACCTGCCCCACCCTTACGACCTCCTGGACCACCCACAGGCCTTCCCCCTGGGCCACCTCCAG gagCTCCTCCATTCCTGAGACCACCTGGAATGCCAGGAATCCGAGGGCCTTTACCACGACTTTTACCTCCAGGACCCCCACCAGGCCGACCTCCTGGCCCTCCCCCAGGCCCACCTCCAGGTCTGCCCCCTGGTCCCCCTCCTCGAGGACCCCCACCAAGGCTACCTCCTCCTGCACCTCCAG GTATCCCTCCTCCTCGTCCTGGCATGATGCGCCCACCCTTGGTGCCTCCTCTTGGACCTGCCCCACCTGGCCTTTTCCCACCAGCTCCCTTGCCCAACCCAGGGGTGTTGAGTGCCCCACCCAGCCTCATTCAGCGACCGAAGGCGGATGATGCCAGTGCAGCCACCATCGAGAAGAAAGCCACAGCGACCATCAGTGCCAAGCCCCAGATCACCAATCCCAAGGCAGAGGTCACACGGTTTGTGCCCACTGCACTGAGGGTGCGCCGCGAGAATAAGGGGGCTACTGCTGTTCCCCAAagaaggtcagaggatgactcTGCTGTGCCTGTTGCCAAAGCAGCCCCGAGATCTGgtccttcagttcctgtctcagTACAAACTAAGGACGATGTTTATGAAGCGTTCATGAAAGAGATGGAAGGGCTGCTGTGA